In one Pseudomonas sp. SG20056 genomic region, the following are encoded:
- a CDS encoding DegT/DnrJ/EryC1/StrS family aminotransferase yields the protein MIEFIDLRAQQALIKDKIDANIQRVLAHGQYILGPEVSELEEKLAAFVGAKYCISVANGTDALQIAQMALGVGPGDEVITPGFTYIATAETVALLGAKPVYVDVDPRTYNLDPQLLEAAITPRTKAIIPVSLYGQCADFDAINAIAARYGIPVIEDAAQSFGATYKGKRSCNLATIACTSFFPSKPLGCYGDGGAIFTNDDELAKVMRQIARHGQDRRYHHIRVGVNSRLDTLQAAILLPKLDIFPFELQQRERAAQDYDCLLADAGIAAPFVESFNRSAWAQYTVQVLCRDQAQDRLKAAGVPTAVHYPIPLNKQPAVADNSVSLPVGDAVAGKVMSLPFHPYLASADIEKIVSTLKTLP from the coding sequence GTGATCGAATTCATCGATCTCAGGGCACAACAGGCGCTGATCAAAGACAAAATCGACGCTAATATCCAGCGGGTACTGGCCCACGGTCAGTATATTCTTGGCCCGGAAGTGTCCGAGTTGGAAGAGAAGCTAGCGGCATTCGTCGGCGCGAAATACTGCATCAGCGTGGCCAACGGCACCGATGCGCTGCAGATTGCTCAGATGGCGCTAGGCGTCGGTCCGGGTGATGAAGTCATCACGCCGGGATTTACCTATATCGCCACTGCCGAGACTGTCGCTCTGTTAGGGGCCAAGCCGGTGTATGTGGATGTCGATCCACGCACCTACAACCTTGATCCGCAGTTGCTCGAGGCCGCTATCACTCCACGTACCAAGGCAATCATCCCTGTTTCGCTTTATGGCCAATGCGCTGACTTCGATGCGATCAATGCCATTGCTGCCCGGTATGGGATTCCCGTGATCGAGGATGCTGCGCAAAGTTTCGGCGCTACGTATAAGGGGAAGCGCTCCTGCAACCTGGCTACTATTGCCTGCACCAGCTTCTTCCCAAGTAAGCCCTTGGGTTGCTATGGCGACGGTGGAGCAATCTTCACCAACGATGACGAATTGGCCAAGGTAATGCGCCAGATCGCCCGTCATGGTCAGGATCGCCGCTACCATCATATCCGTGTGGGCGTGAATAGTCGGCTCGACACCTTGCAGGCTGCCATCTTACTGCCAAAACTGGATATATTTCCGTTTGAGCTGCAGCAGCGGGAGCGCGCAGCCCAAGACTATGACTGTCTGCTTGCTGATGCCGGTATTGCTGCGCCCTTTGTTGAGTCTTTTAACCGCAGCGCTTGGGCCCAATATACGGTGCAGGTGCTTTGCCGCGATCAGGCGCAGGATCGTCTCAAGGCTGCTGGAGTGCCTACCGCAGTGCATTATCCCATCCCACTCAATAAGCAACCTGCTGTTGCCGACAATAGCGTAAGCCTGCCTGTAGGTGATGCTGTTGCGGGAAAAGTAATGAGCTTACCGTTTCATCCTTATTTGGCCAGCGCAGATATAGAAAAAATAGTAAGCACTTTAAAAACATTGCCTTGA
- the wbpA gene encoding UDP-N-acetyl-D-glucosamine 6-dehydrogenase: MHKVAIERFKSKEAVIGIVGLGYVGLPLMLRYNSIGFRVLGIDIDESKVTKLNVGQSYIEHIPAEKIAAARASGFEATSDFLRVNECDALILCVPTPLNKYREPDMSFVINTTDALKPYLRAGQIISLESTTYPGTTEEELLPRVQECGLVVGENIFLVYSPEREDPGNPNFETRTIPKVIGGHTSTCLDVGIALYEQAIDQVVSVSSTKAAEMTKLLENIHRAVNIGLVNEMKIVADRMGIDIFEVVDAAATKPFGFTPYYPGPGLGGHCIPIDPFYLTWKAREYGLHTRFIELSGEVNQAMPEYVLGKLMDGLNDKGKALKGSRVLVLGIAYKKNVDDMRESPSVEIMELIEAKGGIVAYSDPHVPVFPKMREHHFELASEPLTSGNLTSFDAVVLATDHDRFDYQLIQSSAQLIIDSRGKYRTPAANVIKA; this comes from the coding sequence ATGCATAAAGTAGCGATAGAGCGTTTTAAGTCCAAGGAAGCTGTTATTGGTATCGTCGGTCTTGGCTATGTCGGCCTGCCGTTGATGTTACGTTACAACTCGATTGGTTTTCGGGTGCTCGGTATTGATATCGATGAAAGCAAAGTGACCAAGTTGAATGTTGGTCAGAGTTATATCGAGCATATTCCCGCTGAAAAAATCGCGGCTGCGCGTGCTAGCGGTTTTGAGGCAACGAGCGATTTTTTGCGAGTCAACGAGTGTGATGCCCTGATTTTGTGCGTGCCGACCCCGCTGAACAAATATCGCGAACCGGACATGAGCTTCGTGATCAATACCACCGACGCGCTCAAACCATACTTGCGTGCTGGTCAAATCATTTCGCTGGAAAGCACTACCTATCCAGGCACAACAGAAGAAGAGTTATTGCCGCGGGTTCAGGAATGCGGGCTGGTTGTAGGCGAGAATATTTTCCTGGTTTATTCGCCTGAGCGTGAAGATCCGGGTAATCCAAACTTTGAAACCCGTACGATTCCGAAAGTCATCGGTGGGCACACTTCGACTTGCTTGGACGTAGGTATTGCTCTGTATGAGCAGGCAATCGATCAGGTTGTATCGGTCAGTTCAACCAAAGCTGCGGAAATGACCAAATTGCTGGAAAACATCCACCGTGCCGTTAACATCGGGTTGGTCAACGAGATGAAAATTGTAGCTGACCGCATGGGGATCGATATTTTTGAAGTGGTCGATGCCGCTGCGACCAAACCGTTTGGCTTTACCCCTTATTATCCCGGTCCTGGTTTGGGCGGGCATTGTATTCCCATTGATCCGTTTTATCTGACTTGGAAGGCTCGTGAGTACGGCCTGCACACCCGCTTTATTGAACTCTCCGGTGAGGTTAACCAAGCTATGCCGGAGTATGTCCTTGGCAAGCTGATGGATGGCCTGAACGATAAAGGTAAAGCGCTAAAAGGCAGTCGAGTGCTGGTGCTCGGTATTGCCTACAAGAAAAATGTCGATGATATGCGTGAGTCTCCATCGGTGGAAATCATGGAGCTGATTGAAGCAAAGGGTGGGATCGTGGCCTATAGCGATCCGCATGTGCCGGTGTTTCCTAAGATGCGCGAGCATCATTTCGAACTCGCCAGTGAGCCCTTGACGTCAGGGAATCTGACGTCCTTCGATGCTGTCGTGCTGGCGACGGATCATGATCGTTTTGACTACCAGCTAATCCAATCGAGTGCGCAACTGATTATCGACAGTCGCGGCAAGTACCGTACGCCGGCAGCCAACGTCATCAAAGCCTGA
- a CDS encoding Gfo/Idh/MocA family oxidoreductase — protein MKRFALIGAAGYIAPRHMHAIKDTGNVLVSAYDINDSVGIIDSISPNSEFFTEFERFYDHAWRLKRDPATALDIVSVCSPNYLHYSHITAGLRLGCDVICEKPLVPSATILDELALVERETGKRLYNILQLRHHHAIIDLKQQVGAGKQSHKHEVELTYITSRGKWYMESWKGDPRKSFGVSTNIGVHFFDMLHFIFGALQRNVVHYVDDYKATGYLEYEHARVRWFLSIDANDLPDSVKGKKPTYRSITCDGAEIEFSEGFTDLHTVSYQAILDGKGYGVEDARHCVETVETIRTLASTPAQNGEDHPFLARLLG, from the coding sequence ATGAAACGTTTTGCCCTTATTGGCGCGGCGGGCTACATCGCTCCCCGCCATATGCATGCGATCAAAGATACCGGCAATGTGTTGGTGTCTGCTTACGACATCAACGACTCGGTTGGTATCATTGATAGCATCTCGCCGAATAGCGAGTTCTTTACCGAGTTCGAGCGCTTCTATGACCATGCATGGCGACTCAAGCGCGACCCTGCGACCGCGTTGGACATTGTCTCGGTCTGTTCGCCCAATTATTTGCATTATTCACACATCACCGCCGGGCTGCGTCTGGGTTGTGACGTGATTTGCGAGAAGCCGCTGGTACCTAGTGCCACTATTCTCGATGAGCTGGCTCTGGTCGAGCGTGAAACGGGTAAGCGGTTGTATAACATCCTGCAGCTGCGTCATCACCACGCGATCATTGATCTCAAGCAGCAAGTAGGTGCCGGCAAGCAGAGTCACAAGCACGAAGTCGAGCTGACCTACATTACCAGCCGCGGCAAGTGGTACATGGAAAGCTGGAAGGGTGATCCGCGCAAATCCTTCGGCGTGTCCACCAACATCGGCGTGCACTTCTTCGACATGCTGCATTTCATTTTCGGTGCTCTGCAACGCAATGTGGTGCATTACGTCGATGACTACAAGGCCACTGGTTATCTGGAGTACGAACACGCGCGGGTTCGCTGGTTCCTCTCCATCGACGCCAATGATCTGCCCGATTCTGTAAAGGGTAAGAAACCAACCTATCGCTCTATCACTTGTGATGGAGCCGAGATCGAGTTTTCCGAGGGATTCACTGATCTGCACACCGTCAGCTACCAGGCGATTCTCGATGGCAAAGGCTATGGAGTTGAAGATGCACGGCACTGCGTCGAGACTGTGGAAACCATCCGTACCCTGGCTTCCACTCCCGCCCAAAATGGAGAAGACCATCCGTTCCTAGCGCGTCTATTGGGTTGA
- a CDS encoding oligosaccharide flippase family protein, which produces MSAYWRHVSTVFTGSLFAQSIPIIGSLAIARIFAPSEFGEFSTWLALVSFIAVVVTLRLETVLAIVEDGEDRAKAVFITLATTLSMTCILSVALYILSSFSIARAYLPEQPVLLSLIVPAAFLVALNQIWQTWAAVDGTYRKLNTMRLVQAFSIVLIQIGAGLRYPAAVSLVLGFVIASGISFVTAVILMPRFVYGSFFHHDMFLKFFLRYKKFPLYALPADSINTAVAQLPVLVVFHRFGGETAGYLALTMRVLGAPVGLVGKAILDVFKRYAVLGIRESGNCRNLYIKTFMALALASIIMVICTVLLAEDIFRVAFGDEWIQSGRMAIWLLPMFALGLVASPLSYMVYLVEKQYVDLLWQVGLMVVAMAALYGFSSSRSTLIGYGVGYAMMYMVYILISYRLSGGGN; this is translated from the coding sequence GTGAGCGCGTACTGGAGACATGTCTCAACGGTTTTTACCGGTAGCCTTTTTGCACAGTCGATACCAATCATTGGCTCGTTGGCCATCGCGAGGATTTTTGCTCCAAGTGAGTTCGGTGAATTTTCCACTTGGCTTGCGCTAGTGTCGTTTATTGCAGTTGTCGTTACCTTAAGGCTAGAGACCGTGCTGGCCATCGTTGAAGATGGAGAGGACAGAGCGAAAGCTGTTTTTATTACACTTGCTACAACGCTTTCGATGACGTGCATTCTTTCTGTCGCCCTCTATATTTTGAGTTCTTTTAGTATAGCCAGAGCCTATCTGCCGGAGCAGCCAGTCCTGTTGTCGCTTATTGTTCCTGCGGCGTTTTTGGTGGCGTTGAATCAGATTTGGCAAACTTGGGCAGCGGTTGATGGAACTTATAGAAAGTTGAATACCATGCGGCTTGTTCAGGCATTTTCCATCGTGTTGATTCAAATTGGCGCCGGTTTGAGATATCCAGCTGCTGTTAGCCTGGTTTTGGGGTTTGTAATAGCCAGCGGAATTTCCTTTGTCACAGCCGTGATTCTAATGCCTCGGTTTGTCTATGGTTCATTTTTCCATCACGATATGTTTTTGAAGTTCTTTTTGAGATATAAGAAATTTCCTCTTTATGCACTGCCGGCGGACTCCATTAATACCGCCGTAGCTCAATTGCCGGTGCTTGTCGTATTTCACCGATTTGGCGGTGAAACAGCAGGGTATTTGGCTCTGACCATGCGGGTTCTTGGTGCTCCAGTCGGACTTGTGGGGAAAGCAATTTTAGATGTTTTCAAGCGTTATGCCGTGCTAGGTATCAGAGAGTCTGGTAATTGCCGGAATTTATATATAAAGACTTTTATGGCGCTTGCACTGGCGTCAATAATCATGGTTATTTGCACTGTTTTACTGGCCGAAGATATATTCCGCGTTGCCTTTGGGGATGAATGGATACAGTCGGGCCGCATGGCTATTTGGTTACTGCCAATGTTTGCCTTGGGTTTGGTTGCTAGTCCCTTGAGTTATATGGTTTACCTTGTGGAAAAGCAGTATGTCGATTTGTTATGGCAAGTAGGCTTGATGGTGGTCGCGATGGCAGCTCTTTATGGATTTTCATCATCTCGATCCACTTTGATTGGGTATGGGGTGGGTTATGCCATGATGTACATGGTTTATATACTTATATCTTATCGACTTAGTGGGGGCGGTAATTGA
- a CDS encoding acyltransferase family protein, giving the protein MPALLPVAGALLILSQPAQGPVGQLLDSKPMIWLGELSYSLYLWHWPVLALLRYYTGSQVLDLSFSLLFIALTLTLSILSYYALETPLRAHRTHIKQMLGYGLLAGTALVTGPSMAKINQMLTPVPMPIEYQRYADSATICHGQMVGSCLKGDLASDKEVLVLGDSHAAMLNLFFDQLGKELSFKARIITASSCVTIPGFDYQRIAEWAQVACRDQIKEAQKYISKAEVIFIAGMWSWQFEGENFKSTIEDFLRSGAPQANKYILSQIPLLRHNPMRANRFDAMELDYFVRRDESYKAANYILKKIAGEYGDVTYVKLDELKLFDAVPVYQDFFIYYDESHFNEKGALEYASQAKEILKPLFFKNVKIETSK; this is encoded by the coding sequence TTGCCGGCGCTACTGCCGGTCGCAGGTGCGTTGCTGATCTTGTCACAGCCAGCACAAGGACCTGTAGGACAGCTTCTGGACAGCAAACCCATGATTTGGCTGGGCGAGTTGTCATACTCGCTATACCTGTGGCACTGGCCAGTGCTTGCTTTGCTACGCTACTACACCGGCTCACAGGTACTCGACTTGTCGTTTAGTCTGCTGTTCATCGCGCTCACTCTGACGCTTTCTATCCTTTCGTACTACGCGCTGGAAACCCCACTGCGTGCCCATCGCACCCATATCAAGCAAATGCTTGGTTATGGCTTGCTAGCAGGTACAGCCCTAGTCACTGGCCCCAGTATGGCTAAGATCAACCAAATGCTGACGCCTGTTCCCATGCCTATTGAATATCAGCGTTACGCTGACTCCGCCACCATCTGCCACGGCCAAATGGTGGGTAGCTGTCTTAAAGGTGACCTGGCCAGCGACAAGGAAGTACTTGTGCTGGGTGACTCCCATGCCGCCATGCTCAACTTGTTTTTCGATCAGCTGGGCAAGGAATTAAGCTTCAAAGCCCGCATCATCACAGCCAGCAGTTGCGTTACTATTCCGGGCTTCGACTACCAGCGCATTGCTGAATGGGCGCAAGTAGCTTGCCGCGATCAAATTAAAGAAGCTCAAAAATATATTAGTAAAGCAGAAGTAATATTTATTGCTGGTATGTGGAGTTGGCAGTTTGAAGGTGAAAACTTTAAAAGCACAATAGAGGATTTTTTACGCAGCGGTGCTCCGCAAGCGAATAAATATATCCTGAGTCAGATACCCTTGCTCAGACATAATCCAATGCGAGCAAATCGTTTCGATGCTATGGAGTTGGATTATTTCGTTCGGCGTGATGAAAGCTATAAAGCGGCAAATTATATTTTGAAGAAAATCGCAGGGGAGTATGGTGATGTTACCTACGTCAAGCTCGATGAGCTTAAATTGTTTGATGCTGTCCCCGTATATCAAGATTTTTTTATATATTATGATGAGAGTCATTTTAACGAAAAGGGTGCTTTAGAATATGCAAGTCAAGCAAAAGAGATATTAAAGCCCTTGTTTTTTAAAAATGTAAAAATTGAGACTAGTAAGTGA
- a CDS encoding AAC(3) family N-acetyltransferase: MRAGLAPLAKQIRADKGVINFLRNRLEFDELIVPYFHGARPFWRTPARVGEPYKTNSGSLGRLVSDMPEAVASRHPTHAFAGYGERVAQVLKRHTAESPCFLPIKELAEQFDFSMLLLGCVDESPGFSTIHVAQNILGLSQRHLIRYLLRWDVVDDKRVYSKVAPEAPGCSESFGKFYKLYQQDDNLVKGEWNGVSWIFVPSALRALQVELSVLREKPRFVKCEKSFCPTCSLRLY, translated from the coding sequence GTGCGTGCTGGTTTAGCGCCACTTGCGAAACAGATTCGAGCAGATAAAGGCGTAATTAATTTTTTACGAAATAGATTGGAGTTTGATGAGCTTATTGTCCCATATTTTCATGGCGCACGGCCTTTCTGGAGAACTCCTGCGCGCGTAGGCGAGCCATACAAAACCAATTCAGGATCATTAGGTAGGCTTGTTTCAGATATGCCTGAAGCGGTTGCTAGTCGACATCCTACTCATGCGTTTGCAGGGTATGGCGAGCGTGTTGCTCAGGTGCTGAAGCGACATACTGCTGAGTCGCCTTGTTTTCTGCCGATTAAGGAGTTGGCGGAGCAGTTTGATTTTTCGATGTTACTTTTGGGCTGTGTTGATGAAAGTCCGGGTTTCTCAACAATTCATGTCGCACAGAACATATTGGGGTTGAGTCAACGACACTTAATTCGTTATCTTCTTCGGTGGGATGTAGTAGATGATAAACGAGTTTATTCGAAAGTAGCGCCGGAGGCGCCAGGGTGTAGCGAATCATTCGGTAAATTTTATAAACTTTATCAGCAAGATGATAATCTGGTGAAGGGTGAGTGGAATGGTGTGTCGTGGATATTTGTCCCTTCAGCGTTAAGAGCTTTACAGGTGGAGTTGTCTGTTCTTCGTGAAAAGCCGCGATTCGTTAAGTGTGAAAAGAGCTTCTGCCCAACTTGTAGCTTGAGGCTGTATTGA
- a CDS encoding AglZ/HisF2 family acetamidino modification protein gives MIQARVIPCLLLRGNGLVKTRKFKDAVYVGDPVNAVRIFSDKEADEIVILDIDASREGREPNYELIAEMAGEAFMPVAYGGGVRSLEQIRRLIRSGVEKVVINTLATESTDTIRAAVDVFGSQAIVGAVDVRRKLFGGYAVMAKSATAETKLNLQQHIQSLVQAGVGELLINDVERDGAMTGYDLALVRSVAQAPVPVVVCGGAGSIEHLRQAVHEGGASAVAAGSMFVFHGKHRAVLINYPKAVELEAIFKKA, from the coding sequence ATGATTCAAGCGAGGGTAATTCCCTGCTTGCTACTGCGTGGCAATGGTTTGGTAAAAACCAGAAAATTTAAAGATGCAGTGTATGTAGGTGATCCGGTTAATGCCGTACGTATTTTCAGCGATAAAGAAGCTGATGAAATTGTTATTCTTGATATTGATGCTTCACGCGAGGGGCGAGAGCCCAACTATGAGCTGATTGCTGAGATGGCGGGAGAAGCGTTCATGCCCGTGGCGTATGGTGGAGGGGTGCGCAGTCTGGAGCAGATTCGCCGTTTGATTCGCTCTGGGGTTGAAAAGGTGGTCATCAACACGCTGGCCACCGAGTCCACTGATACCATTCGTGCCGCCGTGGATGTTTTTGGGAGTCAGGCCATCGTGGGGGCTGTGGATGTAAGACGTAAACTCTTCGGTGGTTATGCGGTCATGGCGAAATCTGCCACTGCAGAGACAAAACTGAATTTACAGCAGCATATTCAGAGCCTCGTGCAAGCCGGGGTGGGCGAATTGCTCATCAACGACGTGGAGCGAGATGGTGCAATGACGGGTTACGACTTGGCGTTGGTGCGCAGCGTAGCTCAAGCCCCTGTTCCAGTCGTTGTCTGTGGTGGGGCCGGTTCGATAGAGCATCTGCGCCAGGCCGTGCACGAGGGGGGGGCTTCTGCCGTAGCGGCAGGTAGTATGTTTGTGTTCCATGGTAAGCACCGTGCTGTGTTGATCAACTACCCCAAGGCAGTTGAGCTGGAAGCGATTTTTAAAAAGGCATAG
- a CDS encoding acyltransferase yields MQFRRDIQSLRAIAVLLVMLFHFNPAWLPGGFVGVDVFLVISGYLIVSILLDKKSQPGYRLFKTLRYFYLSRFKRIAPAYFAMLIVVSLLAAVLFLPSDLAIYKQGLKQAVWFNSNHYFADFGDYFAPANHEQPLLHTWSLAVEIQFYLLAPLLVLLFPSKLLKWLFASLLICLTAVAEYRLRVLGIEQATYYSLYARLPEFLAGGLLAMYLHRSRGGGHPGSVVWGWS; encoded by the coding sequence ATGCAATTTCGCCGCGATATTCAAAGTCTGCGTGCCATAGCTGTTCTTCTGGTCATGCTATTCCACTTTAACCCCGCTTGGTTGCCGGGTGGATTTGTTGGGGTAGATGTTTTCCTAGTTATATCGGGCTATCTCATTGTCAGTATCCTGTTGGACAAAAAGTCCCAGCCTGGATACCGCCTTTTCAAAACGTTACGTTACTTTTACTTGAGTCGGTTCAAGCGCATTGCCCCAGCATATTTTGCCATGCTGATCGTAGTCTCGCTGCTGGCAGCGGTTCTTTTTCTACCATCAGACCTGGCCATCTACAAACAAGGTTTAAAGCAGGCAGTTTGGTTCAATAGTAATCACTACTTTGCTGACTTCGGCGACTACTTTGCACCGGCCAACCATGAGCAGCCGCTGCTCCACACTTGGTCGCTGGCAGTGGAAATCCAGTTCTATCTTCTGGCTCCACTGCTCGTATTACTATTCCCATCAAAATTGCTTAAATGGCTGTTTGCCTCCTTGCTGATCTGTCTGACTGCAGTGGCTGAATACCGCCTACGTGTGCTGGGCATCGAACAGGCCACGTACTATAGCCTTTACGCGCGGCTGCCGGAGTTTCTTGCCGGTGGGCTGCTGGCGATGTATTTGCATAGAAGCCGGGGGGGGGGGCATCCTGGTTCGGTAGTCTGGGGGTGGTCTTGA
- the wbpD gene encoding UDP-2-acetamido-3-amino-2,3-dideoxy-D-glucuronate N-acetyltransferase produces MSYYQHPSAIVDEGAQIGEGSRIWHFAHVCRGARIGKSVSLGQNVFVGNKVLIGDHCKIQNNVSVYDNVTLEGGVFCGPSMVFTNVYNPRSLIERKSEYRDTLVKKGATLGANCTIVCGVTIGEFAFIGAGAVVNKDVPAYALMVGVPARHIGWMSEHGEQLDLPLTGQGSAPCIYSGDRYVLGGGILRKEQAQ; encoded by the coding sequence ATGAGTTATTATCAGCATCCAAGCGCCATCGTTGATGAAGGCGCGCAGATCGGCGAAGGCTCTCGTATCTGGCACTTCGCCCATGTATGTCGAGGGGCCCGTATCGGTAAAAGTGTGTCGCTTGGTCAGAATGTATTCGTCGGCAATAAGGTGTTGATCGGTGACCACTGCAAGATCCAGAACAACGTCTCGGTGTATGACAATGTCACGCTCGAGGGGGGCGTTTTTTGTGGGCCGAGCATGGTGTTCACCAATGTATACAACCCGCGGTCGCTGATCGAACGCAAAAGCGAATACCGCGACACTCTGGTGAAGAAGGGTGCCACGCTTGGTGCCAACTGCACCATCGTTTGCGGTGTCACCATCGGAGAGTTCGCCTTCATCGGTGCCGGTGCGGTCGTCAATAAGGACGTTCCAGCCTATGCACTGATGGTAGGTGTTCCTGCCCGACATATAGGCTGGATGAGCGAGCACGGCGAGCAGCTGGATCTGCCGCTCACTGGGCAGGGGAGTGCGCCATGCATTTACTCCGGGGATCGTTATGTGCTCGGTGGTGGCATTTTGAGAAAGGAGCAAGCGCAGTGA
- the hisH gene encoding imidazole glycerol phosphate synthase subunit HisH, translating into MIAIIDYDIGNVFAVVNMLQRLGIPSKVVAQADEVLQAERIILPGNGSFDACMRNLRATGLVPVLEQQVLQRGVPLLGICVGAQMLGLGSAEGVEPGLGWLDMTVKRFPELPNLRVPHMGWNQVTATQIDQPLTHDMAADTRFYFVHSYYMQPRNSEEVLLSAHYGIDFAAGVVRENIAGVQFHPEKSHRFGKQLLNAFARWAP; encoded by the coding sequence ATGATTGCAATTATTGATTACGATATCGGCAATGTATTTGCAGTCGTCAACATGCTGCAACGCCTTGGCATACCCTCTAAGGTGGTTGCACAAGCGGACGAAGTGCTACAAGCAGAGCGCATTATTCTTCCGGGTAACGGCTCTTTCGATGCTTGTATGCGGAACTTGCGCGCGACTGGCTTGGTTCCCGTCCTGGAACAGCAGGTTTTACAGCGCGGTGTGCCGCTTTTGGGTATTTGTGTTGGGGCGCAAATGTTGGGACTTGGCAGTGCTGAAGGCGTTGAGCCTGGGCTGGGCTGGTTGGATATGACCGTTAAGCGATTTCCGGAACTGCCGAATTTGCGAGTGCCCCACATGGGCTGGAATCAAGTAACTGCAACGCAAATCGATCAGCCACTGACGCATGACATGGCAGCAGATACACGCTTTTATTTTGTTCACAGTTACTACATGCAGCCCAGAAATTCAGAAGAAGTATTGTTGAGTGCGCATTACGGTATCGACTTCGCTGCGGGAGTTGTGCGTGAGAATATTGCGGGCGTGCAGTTTCATCCAGAGAAGAGCCATCGTTTTGGTAAACAGTTATTGAATGCTTTTGCAAGGTGGGCTCCATGA
- a CDS encoding N-acetyl sugar amidotransferase, with translation MDTTDPEITFDEQGICNHCHQFDQRAGGEWFPNAEGRNRWAALVEQIKTSGKGQEYDCILGLSGGVDSSYLAIKMQEWGLRPLVMHVDAGWNSELAVANIESIVKHCGYDLHTHVVDWEEMRDLQLAYLRAAIANQDVPQDHVFFSSLYHFATKNNIRYILSGGNLATEGVSPSAWHGSAMDAINLNAIHNKYGKSKLKNYKTISFSEHYIWYPFVKKMRTVRPLNYMVYDKAEALKELQQTVGYKPYPRKHGESVFTKFFQNYYLPEKFGMDKRRPHLSSLIVSGQMARDEAIVKLAEPLYDFQELEVDIAYLCKKLRISRAEFDELMQEPNRHYTDFENWDSRYKLLKKAQFLVERMLGRRVNVYS, from the coding sequence ATGGATACGACCGACCCGGAAATTACTTTTGACGAGCAGGGTATTTGTAATCATTGCCACCAGTTTGATCAGCGTGCGGGTGGCGAGTGGTTCCCCAATGCTGAGGGTCGCAATCGCTGGGCTGCTTTGGTCGAGCAAATCAAGACTAGCGGCAAGGGTCAGGAATATGACTGTATTCTGGGGCTGAGCGGTGGTGTGGACAGTTCCTATCTGGCAATCAAAATGCAGGAGTGGGGATTACGTCCACTGGTTATGCATGTCGATGCCGGTTGGAACAGTGAATTAGCCGTTGCCAATATTGAATCTATTGTCAAACATTGCGGTTATGATCTTCATACACATGTTGTAGATTGGGAAGAGATGAGAGATCTGCAGCTAGCCTATTTACGCGCCGCAATAGCCAACCAAGATGTGCCGCAAGATCATGTGTTTTTTTCTAGCCTTTACCATTTTGCTACAAAGAATAACATTCGTTACATCCTGTCGGGCGGTAATTTGGCGACAGAGGGTGTCTCGCCTTCTGCCTGGCATGGTAGTGCAATGGATGCCATAAATTTGAATGCTATACATAATAAGTATGGAAAATCTAAGCTTAAGAATTATAAAACTATTAGTTTTTCTGAGCACTATATTTGGTATCCGTTTGTAAAGAAAATGCGTACGGTACGCCCTTTGAATTACATGGTTTACGACAAGGCGGAAGCCTTGAAGGAATTGCAGCAGACTGTTGGCTACAAACCGTACCCTCGCAAACATGGGGAGTCTGTTTTTACAAAGTTTTTCCAGAATTACTATTTGCCGGAAAAATTTGGTATGGATAAGCGCCGTCCTCATCTTTCTAGTTTGATTGTGTCTGGTCAGATGGCGCGGGATGAAGCGATTGTGAAACTGGCTGAGCCTCTCTATGATTTTCAGGAGCTTGAGGTTGATATCGCTTATTTATGCAAAAAATTGCGCATATCGCGTGCTGAGTTTGATGAATTAATGCAGGAGCCAAATAGGCATTACACTGATTTCGAAAACTGGGATAGTCGTTATAAGTTACTCAAGAAGGCTCAGTTTTTAGTTGAGCGTATGCTGGGAAGGCGAGTGAATGTCTACTCCTAG